A single Danio rerio strain Tuebingen ecotype United States chromosome 17, GRCz12tu, whole genome shotgun sequence DNA region contains:
- the zgc:193593 gene encoding uncharacterized protein LOC564090, with protein MIFGFPRPTAGYIRYLQTSAVQTVTSKFQDLILPRVAVVLGALGIAMSGYSSRQLTFHHRPSTRILQWMSRPAMNADSPGSPSAKARLAPANAGMASIKNDQQEEPIKNISDTQQPVKT; from the exons ATGATTTTTGGTTTCCCACGTCCTACTGCAGGATACATTCGTTACTTGCAG ACGTCAGCCGTACAAACAGTGACCAGCAAGTTCCAGGATCTCATATTGCCCCGGGTGGCTGTTGTTTTGGGTGCTTTGGGTATTGCGATGTCTGGCTACAGCTCTCGCCAACTCACTTTTCACCACCGACCATCCACCCGCATCCTGCAATGGATGTCCAGACCTGCCATGAATGCCGATAGTCCTGGATCCCCATCAGCTAAAGCCCGTCTGGCTCCGGCCAATGCTGGCATGGCATCCATTAAAAATGACCAACAAGAAGAACCAATCAAAAACATCAGTGACACCCAGCAGCCTGTGAAGACATAA
- the erich1 gene encoding glutamate-rich protein 1, with amino-acid sequence MSVRKEVFQSKVLQRLYAAAQGPSVLQPAAQESSALAPVPPVQKSQSIPSNTSGNVKRTAVQGKKLYTVLPPPEGYFITSGDNSVTVSNPDPTDSEDNPADAGDHELHKKRKRRRKKKVFPSATAEVSTLPAEGDVEGQEDVALPHDGDDTGSSLSTERLSKNRKRKMKKKRHKEKLLALGLVPQTRAVEFTFAQKDEGNSEEVLDFLQTTLEIYLSDRKSSGSSVESSPRLSLSAAEALFSRLSDSTLPPAEISRLCGLRALLVKNEAQLKSQLEQFKGTSTLPADEVSVVCSLVEYWLTEILPMQSEQKT; translated from the exons TATTCCAGTCTAAGGTCCTGCAAAGACTGTATGCTGCAGCACAAGGTCCAAGTGTGTTACAACCTGCTGCACAGGAGAGCAGTGCACTTGCACCTGTGCCACCTGTACAAAAATCTCAGTCCATCCCATCCAACACATCAG GTAATGTGAAGAGAACAGCTGTGCAGGGTAAAAAGCTCTACACTGTACTTCCTCCTCCTGAAGGCTACTTCATTACTAGCGGGGATAATTCAGTCACAGTGTCCAATCCAGATCCCACTGACTCTGAGGACAACCCAGCTG ATGCTGGTGATCATGAGTTACATAAgaagaggaaaaggaggagaaagaaaaaagtgtttcccagtgctacAGCAGAAGTATCCACCCTTCCAGCAGAGGGCGATGTTGAGGGCCAGGAAGATGTTGCACTTCCCCATGATGGAGATGACACTGGAAGCTCATTGAGCACAGAGAGACTGAGCAAGAACAGAAAGAGGAAGATGAAGAAGAAACGCCACAAAGAGAAACTCCTCGCCCTTGGACTGGTGCCTCAGACGAGAGCTGTCGAATTCACATTCGCACAGAAAGATGAGGGGAATTCAGAGGAGGTGCTAGACTTTCTTCAGACAACCTTGGAGATCTACCTCTCTGACCGCAAGTCCTCtg GCTCCAGTGTAGAAAGTAGCCCCCGTCTCTCGCTTTCTGCAGCAGAGGCTCTATTTTCTCGTCTCTCAGACTCAACGCTGCCCCCTGCTGAGATCTCCAGGCTGTGTGGCCTCAGGGCTTTACTGGTGAAAAATGAAGCACAGTTAAAATCACAGTTGGAACAGTTCAAAGGCACAAGCACTTTACCTGCAG ATGAGGTTTCAGTAGTCTGCTCTCTCGTTGAGTACTGGCTGACAGAAATTCTGCCCATGCAGAGCGAACAGAAGACGTGA